The Fodinicurvata sediminis DSM 21159 genome includes a region encoding these proteins:
- a CDS encoding NAD(P)/FAD-dependent oxidoreductase, with the protein MSEPALKPAYDVAVIGGGTAGCSTAFFLARSGLSVVLFERRQCGSQASGVNYGGVRQQGRHPAEIPLSIRARKIWDELPSLVGHDCEFEASGHVKLARTPEDMEDLEAWASTARDFGLDVELISGNQLHDRYDYLNSSLYGASIMPQDGQANPRLVAPYFARAAEAAGADILEEAEVISTEKEASRFRIDLADGQSVHSDVLVNTAGAWGAEIASHFGEYVEETPLAPNMQVTEPLPYRITVSFGMCGGDIYARQIPRGNVIFGGGTRGIVDFEGVRTRPRTSSSQLASRNLIKAMPFLADARIIRSWSGIDGLMPDRIPVLGPSSTTPGLFHAFGFSGHGFQLGPAVGAVLGDLILDGRTDTAIKELSITRFVQDEASGGKTSQSEQSSQQGE; encoded by the coding sequence ATGTCTGAGCCCGCGCTCAAGCCAGCCTATGACGTTGCGGTAATCGGTGGAGGAACCGCAGGCTGTTCGACAGCGTTCTTCCTCGCGCGTTCAGGGCTCTCGGTCGTTCTCTTTGAAAGGCGGCAGTGCGGCAGTCAGGCCTCCGGTGTCAACTATGGCGGTGTCCGACAACAGGGTCGTCACCCAGCAGAAATCCCCTTGTCGATACGGGCTCGGAAGATATGGGATGAGCTTCCAAGCCTGGTAGGGCATGACTGCGAATTTGAGGCCAGTGGTCATGTGAAGCTCGCGAGAACCCCGGAAGATATGGAGGACTTGGAGGCCTGGGCAAGCACAGCGCGAGACTTTGGACTGGATGTCGAACTGATCAGCGGAAACCAGCTGCATGATCGCTATGACTATCTGAATTCCTCGCTTTATGGCGCTTCGATTATGCCACAGGACGGGCAGGCCAATCCAAGGTTGGTTGCGCCTTATTTTGCTCGCGCGGCTGAGGCGGCTGGTGCCGATATCCTTGAAGAAGCCGAAGTGATATCGACGGAGAAGGAAGCCTCCAGGTTCCGTATCGATCTCGCGGACGGGCAGAGCGTGCATTCCGACGTTCTGGTCAATACGGCAGGAGCCTGGGGTGCAGAGATCGCTTCGCATTTCGGGGAGTACGTGGAAGAGACGCCACTTGCCCCGAACATGCAGGTCACCGAGCCCTTGCCTTATCGAATTACGGTCAGCTTCGGAATGTGCGGCGGTGATATCTATGCCCGGCAGATTCCAAGAGGCAATGTCATCTTCGGGGGCGGAACACGCGGCATCGTGGATTTCGAAGGGGTTCGAACACGGCCCCGAACTTCATCCAGTCAATTGGCTTCGCGAAATCTGATAAAGGCCATGCCGTTCCTGGCTGATGCCAGGATCATTCGCAGTTGGAGCGGCATAGACGGTTTGATGCCGGACCGCATCCCTGTGTTGGGTCCGAGCAGCACGACACCGGGGCTTTTCCATGCTTTCGGTTTTTCCGGTCACGGGTTCCAGTTAGGACCCGCGGTAGGCGCCGTACTCGGCGACCTGATCCTTGATGGACGAACGGATACGGCCATCAAGGAGCTATCCATCACCCGCTTTGTCCAGGATGAGGCGAGCGGTGGGAAGACATCCCAATCAGAGCAATCCTCACAACAGGGAGAGTAA
- a CDS encoding ABC transporter substrate-binding protein, whose amino-acid sequence MKQTNRYMKSASLAALLAAGVGTALPAQAQDDEQVLRIGMATADAGRLDPHVSTGTPEKALFGWIFNGLVRIEPGKANPEFIEPDLAESWESSEDGLTWTFNLREGVQCHGEYGEFTAEDAVYSLRRAQDPDISAFASDLDAFESVEALDDYTLEINLSEPVPSLLGMLINVHAGNMVCKDAAEEMGEDFALNPIGTGPFMFSDYAEQESVTLVANPDYFRGEPKIDRIDYRFIPETSARDLAYEAGELDMAYGSSDQKWYHRMNELPETSVIAMEPAELYTIHLNMTKPPLDDPKVRQAVMHAIPRELMVEFRGEEVVRAGVSPVPQGYLGHKNLDDKYSYDPERARELLEEAGHPDGIELTAIQTSLGTMQEAMEVIQGQLAESNINLELDIVEHATFHSQIRDDRSQVVLYAAARFPISDVYLTQFYHSDSIVGTEGAVTNFSHCDVADEQIEQARVETDPERQIELWEEAQELIADEVCSVPVYEALQMWVINDRVDLGYEELQGSLSLGPTLTENSQVN is encoded by the coding sequence ATGAAACAAACCAACAGATACATGAAGTCCGCATCTCTTGCGGCGCTATTAGCAGCTGGTGTCGGGACTGCCTTGCCAGCCCAGGCGCAGGACGATGAACAGGTCCTGCGAATTGGCATGGCAACTGCAGATGCCGGTCGTCTCGATCCCCATGTCTCAACGGGCACACCGGAGAAAGCGCTCTTTGGCTGGATTTTCAACGGACTCGTCCGGATTGAACCAGGGAAGGCAAATCCGGAGTTCATCGAACCAGATCTGGCTGAGAGCTGGGAGAGTTCAGAAGATGGACTGACATGGACCTTCAACCTGCGTGAAGGCGTCCAGTGCCACGGCGAATACGGCGAGTTCACGGCAGAGGATGCGGTCTATTCGCTACGCCGTGCCCAGGATCCCGATATTTCGGCTTTCGCTTCGGACCTTGATGCTTTCGAAAGCGTGGAAGCTCTTGATGATTACACCCTGGAAATCAATCTGAGCGAGCCGGTTCCCAGTCTTCTGGGCATGCTCATCAATGTTCATGCGGGCAACATGGTGTGCAAGGACGCAGCGGAAGAGATGGGTGAAGACTTTGCCCTGAATCCGATCGGCACGGGCCCCTTCATGTTCTCGGACTATGCCGAACAGGAATCGGTAACTCTGGTTGCGAACCCGGATTACTTCCGAGGGGAACCCAAGATCGACCGTATCGACTATCGTTTCATACCGGAAACCTCAGCCAGGGATCTGGCCTATGAAGCCGGCGAACTGGATATGGCATACGGCAGTTCGGATCAGAAATGGTATCACCGGATGAACGAATTGCCGGAGACTTCGGTAATCGCCATGGAACCGGCTGAACTCTATACCATTCACTTGAACATGACCAAGCCGCCTCTCGATGATCCGAAGGTTCGACAGGCTGTCATGCATGCCATACCCCGTGAGTTGATGGTCGAATTCCGTGGTGAGGAAGTCGTGCGTGCAGGCGTTTCTCCTGTGCCGCAGGGCTACCTCGGGCACAAGAATCTGGATGACAAATACAGCTATGACCCCGAGCGGGCCCGTGAGCTTCTTGAGGAAGCTGGCCATCCGGATGGCATCGAATTGACGGCGATCCAGACATCCCTGGGAACCATGCAGGAAGCCATGGAAGTCATTCAGGGCCAGCTTGCGGAATCCAATATCAATCTGGAGCTCGATATCGTTGAGCATGCGACCTTCCACAGCCAGATCCGCGATGATCGCAGCCAGGTTGTCCTCTATGCGGCAGCGCGTTTTCCGATCTCCGATGTCTATCTGACGCAGTTCTATCATTCAGACAGCATCGTCGGGACGGAAGGGGCCGTGACCAACTTCTCTCACTGTGATGTTGCCGACGAACAGATCGAGCAGGCACGGGTCGAAACGGATCCGGAGCGCCAGATCGAACTCTGGGAAGAAGCTCAGGAACTGATCGCCGATGAAGTCTGTTCGGTTCCCGTTTACGAAGCCCTGCAGATGTGGGTCATCAACGACCGTGTGGACCTTGGATATGAAGAACTACAGGGATCCCTCAGCCTGGGTCCGACGCTGACTGAGAACAGTCAAGTCAACTAA
- a CDS encoding ABC transporter permease, with the protein MLRYVAIKLSYAMVTLFAVMLLVFMLARVIPGDPAQLMLGDQASQDAIDALRDRLGLNQPLYQQFLDFLSGLAQGDWGTSLYTREPVLNSILEVLPYTLELTAASLLFGAVFGIPFGIWAALHRNRFIDYATRVGSLLGLSFPAFVSGIMLLLVFAIWLGWFPVLSTARDGSLEERLLSLALPTVNLGILMAAYIARMTRSSMLAVLGEDYVQTARAKGVARHLIIRRHALRNAIIPVVTVIGLYIGILIGNSVLTEIVFNRPGIGKLIVGSMNQRDYPMLQGLMVLYTLLVILVNLATDLVYGLLDPRVKYQ; encoded by the coding sequence ATGCTTCGATACGTAGCCATCAAGCTTTCCTATGCGATGGTGACGCTGTTCGCTGTCATGCTGCTTGTCTTCATGCTTGCCCGGGTTATTCCCGGCGATCCCGCTCAGTTGATGCTGGGTGATCAGGCAAGTCAGGATGCCATTGATGCCTTGCGAGACAGGCTTGGTCTCAACCAACCCCTCTATCAGCAGTTTCTGGATTTCCTGTCAGGGCTGGCCCAAGGGGACTGGGGAACATCGCTCTATACGCGTGAGCCTGTGCTGAACTCCATTCTAGAAGTCTTGCCCTATACACTGGAGCTGACAGCGGCCTCTTTGCTGTTCGGTGCTGTTTTTGGCATTCCGTTCGGTATTTGGGCGGCGCTTCATAGAAATCGTTTTATTGATTACGCAACACGCGTTGGCTCGTTGTTGGGTTTGTCATTTCCGGCTTTCGTCTCGGGCATCATGCTGCTGCTGGTTTTTGCTATCTGGCTGGGTTGGTTTCCGGTCTTGAGCACCGCGCGTGATGGAAGTCTGGAAGAACGGCTACTAAGCCTCGCGCTACCCACAGTGAACCTTGGCATCCTGATGGCGGCCTATATCGCGCGCATGACTCGCTCTTCGATGCTGGCGGTTCTGGGAGAAGATTATGTTCAGACGGCCCGTGCAAAGGGCGTTGCACGGCATCTGATCATCCGGCGCCATGCCTTGCGCAACGCCATTATTCCCGTTGTGACCGTGATAGGCCTTTATATCGGGATTCTAATCGGCAATTCGGTTCTGACCGAGATCGTTTTCAACCGTCCTGGGATCGGAAAGTTGATTGTTGGTTCCATGAACCAGCGTGACTACCCCATGCTCCAGGGCCTGATGGTTCTCTATACCCTGCTCGTGATCCTGGTGAACCTGGCAACGGACCTGGTTTACGGGCTGCTTGATCCCAGGGTGAAATACCAATGA
- a CDS encoding ABC transporter permease, producing the protein MSTTSYNPAVSRSARMRHAAQSVLSAIMGNTNSLIGMSVFLLILVAALLAPVFATHDPVQQDILFRLQGPSAEHWMGTDAAGRDIFSRILYGARISLIIGLVSVGLAMIVGTAMGVLAGYYGGKVDQLVTQITDVLLAFPSLILGLMIVAILGPTMPNLIIAIALTTIPQFARIARAPTLSLRERDFIQAGRALGYSDLRIMYHHVLPNIFPEVLVMGSLWLATAIRVEASLAFIGLGVRPPTPTWGGMIRDGFKNILDSPWLVVFPSLAILVLVFALNMLGDGLRDTVDPRLKGEK; encoded by the coding sequence ATGAGTACAACATCCTACAATCCGGCAGTAAGCCGGTCAGCGCGGATGCGTCATGCAGCGCAAAGCGTGCTGTCGGCCATCATGGGAAACACCAATTCCCTGATCGGCATGAGCGTTTTTCTTCTCATTCTTGTTGCGGCCTTGCTGGCCCCTGTCTTTGCTACGCATGACCCGGTTCAGCAGGACATTCTGTTTCGCCTCCAGGGACCATCCGCTGAGCATTGGATGGGAACGGATGCCGCAGGCCGGGATATTTTCTCGCGCATTCTCTATGGAGCGCGGATCTCGCTGATTATCGGCCTGGTGTCGGTCGGTCTTGCGATGATTGTTGGAACCGCCATGGGGGTGCTTGCGGGCTACTATGGTGGCAAAGTCGACCAGCTGGTAACCCAGATTACGGATGTGCTGCTGGCCTTCCCGTCACTCATTCTGGGGCTCATGATCGTGGCCATTCTCGGTCCGACCATGCCGAATCTCATCATAGCCATTGCGCTGACCACGATCCCCCAGTTCGCAAGGATTGCGCGCGCGCCCACGTTGTCCCTGCGGGAAAGGGACTTCATCCAGGCAGGCAGAGCACTCGGTTACTCCGATCTGCGAATTATGTATCACCACGTCCTGCCGAACATCTTTCCGGAGGTTCTCGTGATGGGGTCTCTGTGGCTGGCAACAGCCATTCGCGTAGAAGCGTCCCTTGCATTCATTGGTCTGGGTGTGCGCCCGCCAACGCCAACCTGGGGCGGCATGATCCGGGATGGGTTCAAGAATATTCTCGACTCTCCCTGGCTCGTGGTCTTTCCGAGCCTTGCCATCCTCGTTCTCGTCTTCGCCTTGAATATGCTTGGGGATGGTCTGCGCGATACCGTCGATCCCCGACTGAAGGGAGAGAAATGA
- a CDS encoding ABC transporter ATP-binding protein produces MAESKTSAADDTLLKVEDLRIEFRLAGQWRAATRNINFELKADETLALVGESGCGKSITCRSILGLVDGPGARTKGSIKFKEQELVGLPDRKFQKIRGEDIAMIFQEPMTALNPVMRVGDQISEAITSHMQVSGSEAKRRTLELMEAVRIPAPEQRYRDYPHQFSGGMRQRVVIAMALACQPSVLLADEPTTALDVTIQAQVLSELRELRERNQMSVIFITHSMGVVAAVADRVAVMYAGEVVEIAQVETVFKEPRHPYTQALLHSIPSVGSDKEELQVIPGQVPSITNFPEACRFADRCPHVMPRCRQDAPPAFQVGSTEVRCWLYEDNALGEVQ; encoded by the coding sequence ATGGCTGAGAGCAAGACTTCTGCTGCTGATGATACGCTCCTGAAAGTCGAGGATCTCCGTATTGAATTCCGTCTTGCCGGCCAGTGGCGGGCGGCAACACGGAACATCAACTTTGAACTCAAGGCCGATGAAACACTGGCCCTGGTCGGAGAGTCCGGCTGCGGAAAATCGATCACCTGTCGATCCATCCTGGGCCTAGTCGATGGGCCGGGGGCACGCACCAAAGGGTCCATCAAGTTCAAGGAGCAGGAACTTGTCGGGTTGCCTGATCGCAAGTTCCAGAAGATCCGCGGTGAAGACATCGCGATGATATTCCAGGAACCGATGACGGCATTGAACCCCGTCATGCGGGTTGGTGACCAGATATCCGAGGCCATCACCAGCCATATGCAGGTCTCTGGTTCCGAGGCCAAGCGCAGGACCCTGGAGCTGATGGAGGCCGTCCGAATTCCCGCACCGGAACAACGCTATCGAGATTACCCCCATCAATTCAGTGGTGGCATGCGTCAGCGCGTTGTCATTGCCATGGCTCTGGCATGCCAACCCAGTGTGTTGTTGGCAGACGAACCCACAACAGCGCTTGATGTGACGATCCAGGCCCAGGTGCTCTCTGAGCTTCGGGAGCTTCGCGAGCGCAATCAGATGTCGGTTATCTTCATAACCCACAGCATGGGAGTCGTGGCGGCCGTGGCCGATCGTGTAGCGGTGATGTATGCCGGCGAAGTCGTCGAGATTGCTCAGGTGGAAACCGTCTTCAAGGAACCACGCCACCCCTATACCCAGGCCTTGCTGCACAGCATTCCTTCCGTCGGAAGTGACAAGGAAGAGCTTCAGGTTATTCCCGGTCAGGTGCCATCGATTACGAATTTCCCTGAAGCCTGTCGCTTTGCCGATCGCTGCCCCCATGTCATGCCGCGGTGCCGGCAGGATGCGCCCCCTGCTTTCCAGGTGGGCTCCACTGAGGTGCGCTGCTGGCTTTATGAGGATAATGCGCTGGGGGAGGTGCAGTGA
- a CDS encoding ABC transporter ATP-binding protein, with protein sequence MSGKTLLKVNQLRKAFASRSGFLGRKAKLHALDGISFDVQEGEAYGLVGESGCGKSTAGRALLRLIEPDSGEVEFKGESVTSASKQRLRELRRHIQIIFQDPYASLNPKQLVGDLLAEPLRVHRIVPDAEIPERVVSLLTSVGLPTEAATKYSHEFSGGQRQRIGIARALALEPEFLVADEAVSALDVSIQAQILLLLQKLQAERNLSFLFITHDLGVLRYFCQRGSVMYLGRLVESGPTREMLDEPLHPYTQMLREASPSPDPETARGTVKVAGEVPSPLDPPKGCHFHPRCPKAMPHCREVYPEMREVMSGRHVACHLHDPAVTGEKAEVS encoded by the coding sequence ATGAGCGGAAAGACTCTTCTCAAGGTCAACCAACTCAGGAAAGCTTTTGCCTCTCGCAGCGGTTTTCTCGGGCGTAAGGCCAAGCTGCATGCATTGGATGGTATTTCCTTTGATGTGCAGGAAGGTGAAGCCTACGGGCTCGTGGGGGAGTCAGGTTGTGGAAAGTCGACGGCCGGTCGTGCTTTGCTGCGCCTGATCGAGCCTGATTCCGGAGAGGTTGAGTTCAAGGGCGAGTCCGTGACCTCTGCCTCCAAGCAGCGATTGCGCGAGCTGCGCCGCCACATACAGATCATCTTCCAGGATCCCTATGCATCGCTCAATCCGAAACAGCTTGTGGGTGACCTGCTGGCGGAGCCGTTGAGGGTTCACCGCATTGTCCCGGACGCAGAGATTCCTGAGAGGGTCGTTAGTCTCTTGACCAGTGTCGGCCTGCCAACGGAAGCGGCCACAAAGTATTCCCATGAATTCAGTGGAGGGCAGCGCCAGCGCATTGGTATTGCACGTGCCCTGGCATTGGAGCCGGAATTTCTGGTCGCTGACGAGGCCGTATCGGCTCTGGATGTTTCCATTCAGGCGCAGATCCTGCTTCTGCTGCAGAAGCTCCAGGCCGAGCGCAACCTGAGTTTCCTATTCATTACCCATGACCTGGGCGTCCTGCGCTATTTCTGTCAGCGTGGAAGCGTCATGTATCTGGGCCGGCTCGTGGAAAGCGGGCCGACGCGCGAGATGCTGGATGAACCGCTGCATCCTTACACACAGATGCTCAGAGAAGCCTCACCATCACCGGATCCTGAAACTGCGCGTGGAACGGTCAAGGTTGCGGGCGAAGTTCCCTCACCATTGGATCCGCCGAAAGGCTGCCATTTCCATCCCCGCTGCCCAAAGGCAATGCCGCATTGTCGGGAAGTCTACCCGGAAATGAGGGAGGTGATGTCAGGGCGGCATGTTGCCTGTCACCTTCATGATCCGGCGGTCACGGGAGAGAAGGCCGAGGTCA